A single Lancefieldella parvula DSM 20469 DNA region contains:
- the obgE gene encoding GTPase ObgE yields the protein METFTDLCHINVKGGDGGAGCMSFRREAYVPKGGPDGGDGGHGGNVVIVADAQLSSLIDYRYKHHFKAERGTHGKGARRHGSDGQDLLLRVPLGTVVRELDPETQEPLYEIADLTSPGEQVVVAPGGNGGRGNIHFVTSVRRAPAFAEKGEPAQEHWIELEMKLMADVALVGMPSVGKSSLIARISAARPKIADYPFTTLVPNLGVVRAQNGQSFVCADVPGLIEGASEGKGLGHQFLRHIERTALIVHMVDVTGGYEGRDPVEDYYAINKELKAYASKLADRPQIVVANKCDMPGTEDAIEALRKAAEADNRTFFAISTVTGLNLDDFVTTCAAEVAELRKEIAITTPTVDRSESWENQRLRRDSKLRIEREERHAWRVSGGQIERMVIQTDWDNDEAVAYLQRRLDRMGLELQLAKAGAVDGDEIRILELTFTYEDSTKPNTDGIKIPNEDALDQQFDDVEFEDAPSDASRLTEASSETE from the coding sequence GTGGAAACTTTCACTGATCTTTGTCACATCAACGTAAAGGGCGGAGACGGCGGCGCGGGCTGCATGTCTTTTCGCCGAGAAGCATATGTACCAAAAGGTGGCCCTGATGGTGGCGATGGTGGTCATGGAGGCAATGTTGTCATTGTTGCAGACGCACAACTTTCGTCTCTGATTGATTACCGCTATAAACATCACTTTAAGGCCGAGCGAGGTACCCATGGTAAAGGCGCTCGCCGTCATGGTTCTGACGGACAGGATTTGCTGCTCAGGGTACCTTTGGGAACTGTCGTACGCGAGCTTGATCCAGAAACACAAGAACCTCTTTATGAGATTGCTGATCTTACCTCTCCAGGCGAGCAGGTAGTTGTTGCTCCTGGTGGCAATGGTGGTCGCGGCAACATTCATTTTGTCACCTCTGTTAGACGTGCACCTGCATTTGCCGAGAAGGGCGAACCAGCCCAAGAGCACTGGATTGAGCTAGAGATGAAGCTCATGGCAGATGTGGCCTTGGTTGGCATGCCTTCTGTTGGTAAGAGCTCTCTTATTGCACGAATTAGTGCCGCTCGCCCAAAGATTGCCGACTATCCTTTTACCACGCTTGTTCCAAATTTGGGCGTTGTGCGTGCGCAAAACGGTCAGTCATTTGTCTGCGCAGATGTTCCTGGTCTTATCGAGGGTGCCTCTGAAGGCAAGGGCCTTGGCCATCAATTCCTTCGTCATATTGAGCGTACAGCGCTCATTGTTCATATGGTTGATGTTACTGGTGGTTATGAAGGTAGAGACCCTGTAGAGGACTATTACGCTATTAATAAGGAGCTCAAAGCGTATGCCTCAAAGCTAGCTGATCGTCCTCAGATTGTGGTAGCAAACAAATGTGATATGCCTGGTACTGAAGATGCTATTGAGGCTCTCAGAAAGGCCGCTGAAGCTGATAACAGGACTTTCTTTGCTATTTCTACCGTAACTGGTTTAAATCTTGATGACTTTGTTACAACCTGCGCTGCAGAGGTAGCCGAGCTCCGCAAAGAAATTGCTATCACTACACCTACGGTTGATCGCAGTGAGTCTTGGGAGAACCAGCGGCTTCGTCGTGATAGTAAGTTGCGTATTGAGCGAGAAGAACGTCATGCCTGGCGTGTCTCTGGCGGCCAGATTGAGCGTATGGTCATCCAGACTGACTGGGACAATGATGAGGCTGTGGCATACTTACAGCGTCGTCTTGATCGTATGGGTCTTGAGTTGCAGCTGGCAAAGGCTGGAGCTGTTGATGGAGACGAGATTCGCATTCTTGAGCTAACCTTTACTTATGAGGATTCAACCAAGCCAAATACAGATGGTATAAAGATCCCTAACGAGGATGCCTTGGATCAGCAATTTGACGATGTTGAGTTTGAAGACGCTCCATCTGATGCGTCTCGTTTAACTGAGGCTTCTTCAGAAACTGAGTAG
- the nadD gene encoding nicotinate-nucleotide adenylyltransferase: protein MAVDVLNNMHPGLPRLGQDKNRTYRLGIMGGTFDPIHNGHLVAAEQAYDDLHLDVVVFMPAGRPAFKQNKGVTRGEDRYSMTLLATSDNPHFVASRFEVDYEGITYTADTLRRLRKVYPSNVEFFFITGADAIADIVTWKDAKSVSELAHFVAATRPGYELSRAQKVITDSPYDFKVTYLEVPALAISSSYLRSRVQNGQSLRYLTPDSVTGYIHKHGLYGADSIPLN from the coding sequence ATGGCAGTTGACGTTTTAAATAACATGCATCCTGGTTTGCCTCGTTTGGGACAGGACAAAAACCGTACCTATCGTTTGGGAATCATGGGCGGAACCTTTGATCCCATTCATAATGGCCACTTGGTAGCTGCTGAGCAGGCATACGATGACCTGCATCTTGATGTGGTTGTCTTTATGCCTGCTGGACGCCCTGCGTTTAAACAAAATAAGGGAGTTACTAGGGGAGAAGACCGTTACTCGATGACGCTTTTGGCAACCTCAGATAACCCTCATTTTGTAGCTTCTCGTTTTGAAGTGGATTATGAGGGCATCACCTATACCGCTGATACCTTAAGAAGACTACGTAAGGTATATCCTTCTAACGTTGAGTTTTTCTTTATTACTGGTGCAGATGCAATAGCCGATATCGTTACCTGGAAAGACGCAAAGAGTGTATCAGAACTTGCCCACTTTGTTGCTGCAACACGCCCTGGTTATGAGTTGAGTCGCGCTCAAAAGGTTATTACAGACTCACCTTATGATTTCAAGGTGACCTATCTTGAGGTTCCAGCACTGGCAATTTCATCAAGCTATTTGCGTAGTAGAGTTCAAAACGGTCAGAGCCTCAGATATCTTACGCCTGATTCAGTAACGGGCTACATTCATAAGCATGGTCTTTACGGTGCTGATTCAATACCGCTCAATTAA
- the yqeK gene encoding bis(5'-nucleosyl)-tetraphosphatase (symmetrical) YqeK — MERTLISKDILYTLEQQTLINQLESDLKSHMYDKNPKRFAHSISVGHCAETLAQVYGADMFSARVAGILHDWEKLLSDADTLELAERFRIQVEAPYQKIVGLLHGPLAAKTLPAIYPWLSNEILSAIQKHTAGDRQMSKLDKILYVADLIEPLRPNFTAVEESRNVYLRGGSLDELYESAFCNVMMYVISSRRYLYPNSIALYNEMIEKTSK, encoded by the coding sequence ATGGAAAGAACACTTATATCAAAAGATATTCTTTATACCCTAGAACAACAGACGCTTATTAATCAGCTGGAGTCTGATCTGAAGTCTCATATGTATGACAAGAATCCTAAACGTTTTGCACACTCTATCTCTGTTGGACATTGTGCAGAAACGCTTGCACAGGTTTATGGTGCAGATATGTTTAGCGCTCGTGTTGCAGGTATTTTGCATGATTGGGAGAAGTTACTCTCTGACGCAGATACCCTTGAACTGGCAGAGCGCTTTCGTATTCAAGTAGAAGCGCCTTATCAGAAAATTGTAGGACTCTTGCATGGTCCTCTCGCCGCAAAAACTCTACCAGCAATCTATCCTTGGCTCTCTAATGAGATTCTCAGTGCTATTCAGAAGCACACCGCAGGTGACCGACAGATGAGCAAGCTGGATAAAATTTTGTATGTAGCAGACCTTATTGAACCGCTGCGTCCAAACTTTACAGCAGTTGAAGAGTCACGAAACGTATATTTACGCGGTGGTTCTCTCGATGAGCTTTATGAGTCGGCGTTTTGTAACGTTATGATGTATGTAATTTCATCAAGAAGGTATTTGTATCCAAACTCAATTGCCCTATACAATGAGATGATTGAAAAGACATCTAAGTAG
- the rsfS gene encoding ribosome silencing factor has product MAVTSLELAKTAAIAADQKKAEDILVLDLTGLSDVCDYFVICTGGNARLADAIVDEVREKVTANCGVRPISTEGRDGLNWILIDYGSVVVHVFQPEVRSYYRLERLWADAPRIELDIEGAMTSEIPCADLPEDALAPAFELSEDDLVDNLPESVDPTE; this is encoded by the coding sequence ATGGCTGTAACTTCACTTGAGCTTGCAAAGACTGCTGCAATTGCTGCAGATCAAAAGAAAGCTGAAGATATTCTTGTCCTTGACCTTACTGGATTGAGTGATGTTTGCGATTACTTTGTTATCTGCACTGGCGGAAATGCTCGTTTGGCTGACGCAATTGTTGATGAAGTTCGCGAGAAGGTCACAGCAAATTGTGGCGTTCGTCCTATTTCAACTGAGGGTCGTGACGGTCTCAATTGGATTCTTATTGATTATGGTTCAGTTGTTGTTCATGTATTTCAGCCTGAGGTAAGGTCTTACTATCGTCTTGAGAGACTTTGGGCAGATGCTCCTCGTATAGAGCTTGATATTGAAGGAGCTATGACTTCTGAGATTCCTTGTGCCGATCTTCCAGAAGATGCATTGGCTCCAGCCTTTGAACTTTCTGAGGATGACCTGGTAGATAATCTTCCAGAATCGGTTGATCCTACTGAGTAG
- the dinB gene encoding DNA polymerase IV — MGISKNISAKIARKSCDFEWHGKAIGLLDLDAFFASVEQLDHPEWRGKPVIVGGSPHKRGVVSTASYEARKYGVHSAMASATAVKLCPQAIWTPGRYNRYSEMSSLVMGFLKDETPLVEQVSIDEAFFDITPGRFSKENPLEICKRIQKKVAALGITCSIGLGTNKTIAKIASEQEKPRGLTAVFPGTESHFLAPLPIEAMSGIGPAMAKTLHQQGIRTLGELSRADSTYLTSFVGNTASKMILRAQGKEVSEVHEAAHPRDVKSVSNERTFETDLFDKQEIEEAIRHISGVVGRRLRKKQLQGFTVTLKVKASATESHTVQKRMSIPTDDEHLFAEIAVNLLPTIWKEGQPVRLLGVGISSFTDEDNSKPVQTSLFDQSEDTFNTGASVPTTKKKPRSDLRHLSEVTDKLKDKFGASVVQYGRDLRFEHRVSDTMPTGKNEQI; from the coding sequence ATGGGAATATCAAAGAACATATCAGCTAAAATCGCACGTAAATCATGTGATTTTGAGTGGCATGGTAAAGCCATTGGTCTTCTTGACCTTGATGCATTCTTTGCGTCTGTGGAACAACTTGATCATCCTGAGTGGCGTGGAAAACCAGTAATTGTAGGTGGTTCTCCTCACAAACGAGGCGTTGTTTCAACTGCATCTTATGAGGCTAGAAAGTATGGTGTGCATTCTGCCATGGCTTCAGCTACTGCCGTCAAGCTTTGCCCACAAGCAATTTGGACTCCTGGACGCTATAACAGATACTCTGAAATGAGCTCTCTTGTTATGGGATTTCTCAAAGACGAGACTCCCCTTGTTGAACAAGTTTCTATTGATGAGGCATTTTTTGATATTACTCCTGGAAGATTTTCTAAAGAAAACCCTTTGGAGATTTGTAAGCGGATACAAAAGAAAGTTGCGGCACTAGGTATTACTTGCTCCATTGGCCTGGGAACAAACAAAACAATTGCCAAAATTGCCTCTGAGCAAGAAAAACCTCGCGGCCTTACTGCAGTGTTCCCTGGTACAGAAAGCCATTTTCTAGCACCACTACCTATTGAGGCTATGAGCGGCATTGGCCCTGCTATGGCAAAAACGCTTCATCAGCAAGGAATCAGAACTCTTGGAGAGCTCTCAAGAGCAGATAGTACCTATCTAACTTCCTTTGTTGGCAACACAGCTTCAAAGATGATTCTACGAGCGCAGGGAAAAGAAGTTTCGGAAGTTCATGAAGCAGCCCACCCTCGAGATGTTAAGTCTGTTTCTAACGAGAGAACCTTTGAAACGGACTTGTTTGATAAACAAGAAATAGAAGAGGCAATCAGACACATCTCTGGTGTTGTAGGAAGACGTCTTCGTAAAAAACAGTTACAAGGTTTTACCGTAACGCTTAAAGTGAAAGCATCTGCAACAGAGTCACATACAGTTCAAAAAAGAATGTCCATACCAACTGATGATGAGCACCTATTTGCAGAAATTGCTGTTAACCTTCTTCCAACAATTTGGAAGGAAGGTCAACCAGTAAGACTACTTGGCGTTGGTATTAGTTCTTTTACTGACGAAGACAATAGCAAGCCTGTTCAAACGTCTCTTTTTGATCAATCTGAAGATACATTTAACACTGGAGCATCTGTCCCAACAACAAAAAAGAAACCTCGGAGTGACTTACGTCATCTTTCCGAGGTAACTGATAAACTCAAAGATAAATTTGGTGCTAGTGTAGTGCAATATGGTAGAGATTTACGCTTTGAACATCGCGTTTCAGACACCATGCCTACAGGGAAAAACGAACAAATATAG
- the rpsP gene encoding 30S ribosomal protein S16 produces the protein MAVKIRLARHGAKKRPYYRVVVADGRMPRDGRYIEEVGRYNPLTSPKTIDINLEKVDEWVAKGAQPTNAVSHLIEIARTGAPVVEKKTKLSKKAQAKAAAAAEAAAEAATAAAAEESEASEAE, from the coding sequence TTGGCAGTTAAGATTCGTCTGGCCCGTCACGGTGCCAAGAAGCGTCCGTACTATCGCGTAGTTGTCGCTGATGGTCGTATGCCTCGCGATGGTCGTTACATTGAAGAAGTCGGTCGTTATAACCCACTGACTAGCCCTAAGACGATTGACATTAACCTCGAGAAGGTTGATGAGTGGGTAGCAAAGGGCGCTCAGCCAACAAATGCAGTTTCTCACCTCATTGAGATTGCTCGTACTGGCGCTCCAGTTGTAGAGAAGAAGACCAAGCTCTCCAAGAAGGCACAGGCAAAGGCTGCTGCAGCTGCAGAGGCCGCTGCTGAGGCTGCTACCGCAGCTGCTGCTGAGGAGTCCGAGGCTTCAGAGGCTGAGTAA
- a CDS encoding KH domain-containing protein, which produces MPSDKVADLVEYIVCGLVDNEDAVALDVTDREDGALIEVSCSEEDAGRVIGRKGRTIKAIRTLARALGQRVGTSVDVEVVG; this is translated from the coding sequence ATGCCTTCTGATAAGGTTGCTGACCTTGTTGAGTATATCGTTTGTGGTCTTGTCGATAATGAAGATGCTGTCGCACTCGACGTCACCGATCGCGAGGATGGAGCCTTGATTGAGGTCTCTTGTTCTGAGGAAGACGCTGGGCGTGTCATCGGCCGCAAGGGTAGAACCATTAAGGCTATTCGTACTTTGGCTCGTGCTCTTGGCCAGCGTGTTGGTACCTCTGTTGATGTCGAGGTTGTAGGCTAA
- a CDS encoding ribosome maturation factor RimM, translated as MRKHWRAIAQIVKTHGKRGKVVTVPVHSLPSLIAEGMTVVPVPPALKGPRKFSVISVESDDREGSLVTFEDVTTISDAEELVGKTLLVEEDCLPENFGLVNTSLLVGREVRDKEHGSLGEITEVLVGPTQNVWVIEGSYGQIMMPAVDEFIHEAPVEGSITVSIPQGLLRLGE; from the coding sequence TTGCGTAAACACTGGCGAGCAATTGCTCAAATTGTTAAAACGCATGGTAAAAGAGGGAAGGTTGTGACGGTTCCCGTTCACAGCCTTCCTTCTCTTATAGCTGAAGGCATGACAGTTGTTCCTGTTCCACCTGCGCTCAAAGGCCCAAGGAAGTTCTCGGTTATCTCTGTTGAGTCAGATGATAGAGAAGGTAGTCTTGTAACCTTTGAAGACGTAACTACCATCTCTGATGCAGAAGAACTTGTTGGTAAAACGCTTCTGGTAGAAGAAGATTGTCTTCCAGAAAACTTTGGTCTGGTAAATACTTCTCTGCTTGTTGGTAGGGAAGTACGTGATAAAGAGCATGGTTCTCTGGGTGAAATTACAGAAGTTCTTGTTGGACCTACACAAAATGTGTGGGTAATAGAAGGGTCTTATGGCCAAATTATGATGCCTGCTGTTGATGAATTTATTCACGAGGCTCCAGTTGAAGGCTCTATTACTGTTTCTATTCCTCAGGGACTTCTTAGGTTAGGTGAGTAG
- the trmD gene encoding tRNA (guanosine(37)-N1)-methyltransferase TrmD codes for MRLETLSVFPEVFSPYLNASIMGRAQKANIFEFYTHDLRDWTHDRHRTVDDAPFGGGQGMLMKPAPIFEAVREISNQADVKPYVVFFSPVGRSYSQVIAQEFAQKERILFVCGRYEGMDERVYELADDVISMGDYVLTGGELPALTVIDSVVRLLPGALGDEMSSQDESFSDDGLLEYAQYTRPANFEGREVPSVLLSGDHGAVAVWRRHSALARTYAWRPDLLENAQLTDEDRAYLAALNQQSGDEDE; via the coding sequence ATGCGTCTAGAAACGCTCTCAGTATTTCCTGAGGTCTTCTCGCCCTATTTAAACGCTTCAATTATGGGTAGAGCGCAAAAGGCAAACATTTTTGAGTTTTATACACATGATTTGCGCGACTGGACACATGATAGACATCGTACGGTTGACGATGCCCCGTTTGGCGGCGGACAAGGCATGCTTATGAAGCCTGCCCCCATTTTTGAGGCAGTTCGTGAGATTTCTAATCAGGCTGACGTCAAGCCATATGTGGTGTTTTTCTCGCCAGTGGGTAGATCATATTCTCAAGTAATTGCCCAAGAGTTTGCTCAAAAAGAGCGTATTTTGTTTGTTTGTGGTCGCTATGAGGGTATGGATGAGCGCGTCTATGAGCTGGCAGATGACGTTATTTCTATGGGAGATTATGTACTGACTGGCGGAGAGCTTCCTGCGCTTACCGTGATTGATTCGGTTGTTCGCTTGCTTCCCGGCGCGCTTGGCGATGAGATGAGCTCTCAGGATGAGTCCTTTTCCGACGATGGCCTTTTAGAGTATGCTCAGTACACGCGACCAGCAAACTTTGAGGGGCGAGAAGTTCCGTCTGTGCTTCTGTCTGGAGATCACGGGGCAGTTGCAGTCTGGAGACGACACTCTGCACTTGCTCGTACGTATGCTTGGCGTCCGGATCTTTTAGAGAACGCTCAACTTACTGATGAGGACAGAGCGTATTTAGCAGCGCTTAATCAGCAATCTGGTGATGAAGATGAGTAG
- the lepB gene encoding signal peptidase I: MSSEHSKVLELFEYLVIVAVAVAIAFFIRTFVAEVYEVPTGSMLNTIQLGDRLVGEKLTYRFGGTPQVGDVVTFTSPQNPDTLLVKRVIATAGQTVDLRDGAVYVDGQLMDEPYTEGKPTYSLADRTGAVIQNYPYTVPEGHIFVMGDNRTNSLDSRYFGAVSVSTVTSKAMFIFWPFDHARGL; this comes from the coding sequence ATGAGTAGTGAACATTCTAAAGTACTTGAACTTTTTGAGTACCTGGTAATTGTTGCAGTTGCAGTTGCAATCGCCTTTTTTATCAGGACTTTTGTTGCTGAGGTGTATGAAGTTCCAACAGGTTCTATGCTTAACACCATTCAGCTAGGAGATCGACTGGTAGGAGAGAAGCTTACCTATCGTTTTGGAGGCACTCCTCAAGTAGGCGATGTAGTTACCTTCACCAGCCCTCAGAATCCCGATACGCTTTTAGTCAAACGTGTTATTGCTACAGCAGGTCAAACGGTAGATTTGCGCGATGGTGCCGTATATGTTGATGGACAGCTGATGGACGAACCTTATACTGAAGGCAAGCCAACGTATTCTCTTGCAGATCGCACGGGTGCCGTGATTCAGAATTATCCGTATACTGTTCCTGAGGGTCATATTTTTGTTATGGGAGACAACAGAACAAACTCGCTGGATTCCAGATATTTTGGAGCTGTTTCGGTCTCTACTGTGACCTCTAAGGCAATGTTTATTTTTTGGCCCTTTGACCATGCTCGCGGGCTATAG